From one Streptomyces sp. CA-210063 genomic stretch:
- a CDS encoding alkene reductase: protein MLNSLWTPTTVGAISLPHRLVMAPMTRDRSTPEGVPTELNAEYYAQRASHALIITEGTQPSADGQGYLLTPGVHNDDQIAGWRKVTDAVHAADGRIVIQLMHTGRIAHPDNTPHGRQPVAPSAIQPQGAMFTASGPQEMPTPRALSTQEVAATVDDFRRAAAAAVAAGADGVEIHGANGYLVHQFLSDSTNQRTDRYGGSLDNRIRFAVEVATAVADEIGADRTGIRISPGNPYNDMAESDTAELYPALVRALSPLGLAYLHVMHAGDEALLGTLRTLWPTTLILNRAGTDLPTRAKDIDHGTADLVSVGALALANPDLVERLRSDAPLNTPDPATFYGGGVAGYTDYPTYTV, encoded by the coding sequence ATGCTGAACTCCCTGTGGACACCGACCACCGTCGGCGCCATCTCCCTCCCGCACCGCCTGGTCATGGCCCCCATGACCCGTGACCGCTCCACACCCGAAGGCGTACCGACCGAGCTGAACGCCGAGTACTACGCCCAGCGGGCCTCGCACGCGCTCATCATCACCGAGGGAACCCAGCCCTCCGCCGACGGCCAGGGCTACCTCCTCACCCCCGGCGTCCACAACGACGATCAGATCGCCGGGTGGCGCAAGGTCACCGACGCCGTGCACGCGGCCGACGGCCGGATAGTCATCCAGCTGATGCACACCGGACGCATCGCCCACCCCGACAACACCCCCCACGGGCGTCAGCCGGTCGCTCCTTCGGCGATCCAGCCGCAGGGCGCCATGTTCACCGCGTCCGGGCCCCAGGAGATGCCGACACCCCGTGCCCTGTCGACGCAGGAGGTCGCCGCGACCGTCGACGACTTCCGCCGCGCCGCAGCGGCCGCCGTCGCGGCAGGCGCCGACGGCGTGGAGATCCACGGCGCCAACGGCTACCTGGTGCACCAGTTCCTGTCCGACAGCACCAACCAGCGCACCGACCGCTACGGCGGTTCCCTCGACAACCGCATCCGCTTCGCCGTCGAGGTCGCCACCGCCGTGGCCGACGAGATCGGCGCCGACCGCACCGGCATCCGCATCTCCCCCGGCAACCCCTACAACGACATGGCCGAGTCCGACACCGCTGAGCTGTATCCGGCGCTCGTGCGCGCTCTCAGCCCGCTCGGCCTCGCCTACCTCCACGTGATGCACGCGGGCGACGAGGCTCTGCTGGGCACCCTGCGCACGCTCTGGCCGACCACGCTGATCCTCAACCGGGCCGGCACCGACCTGCCCACCCGCGCCAAGGACATTGACCACGGCACGGCCGACCTGGTCTCCGTCGGCGCCCTCGCGCTGGCCAACCCGGACCTGGTCGAGCGGCTACGCTCTGACGCGCCGCTGAACACCCCCGACCCGGCGACCTTCTACGGCGGCGGAGTGGCCGGCTACACCGACTACCCCACCTACACCGTCTGA
- a CDS encoding MarR family winged helix-turn-helix transcriptional regulator, whose product MHAPTPRTPTTADEGPMSYAIFQLARAHRARAAAMLREMDLHPGQELLLMQLLDRDGQTQSELLESVGLDHSTVSKSLRRMQDAGLLIREPAEHDRRVMVVHLTDKGRAMREPLAAMWRALEETSARNLSAQQAESFVRTAYAIADAINSRALPQEESE is encoded by the coding sequence ATGCACGCCCCCACACCCCGCACCCCCACCACGGCCGACGAGGGCCCGATGAGCTACGCGATCTTCCAGCTCGCCCGCGCTCACCGGGCCCGCGCCGCCGCCATGCTCCGCGAGATGGACCTGCATCCCGGACAGGAACTGCTGCTGATGCAACTCCTGGACCGGGACGGCCAGACCCAGTCCGAGCTGCTCGAAAGCGTCGGCCTGGACCACTCCACCGTCTCCAAGTCCCTGCGCCGCATGCAGGACGCCGGCCTGCTCATCCGCGAGCCGGCCGAACACGACCGGCGCGTCATGGTCGTCCACCTCACCGACAAGGGCCGTGCCATGCGCGAGCCCCTGGCAGCCATGTGGCGGGCCCTGGAGGAGACCTCCGCGCGGAACCTGTCCGCGCAGCAGGCAGAGTCCTTCGTCCGCACCGCCTACGCCATCGCCGACGCGATCAACAGCCGCGCTCTTCCGCAAGAAGAGTCCGAGTAA
- a CDS encoding protein kinase domain-containing protein — protein sequence MEPFEALEAGDPEQVGRYRIVARLGAGGMGRVYLGRSPGGRLVAVKVVRPELAEDAGFRRRFAREVAAARRVNGAFTAGVVDADPDGSPAWLATVYVPGVPLGDAVAAHGPWPQAAVFALGAGLAEALEVIHAAGVVHRDLKPSNILLAADGPRVIDFGISVAGEASALTSTGTVVGTPGFMSPEQLTGKPVGPASDVFALGAVLAFTATGAGPFGTGSAHALSFRVVYEEPDLHQLPPDLRTLVVRCLAKEPGRRPTVTTLLHQLADTSGDRPTVPPASTPTASTRTVTEPGWLPEPVAATVHSRTLAAPPPPAPPTASPEASQPPPTEPVPAEPGAAPPERPAPARPGEQRDVDLPPPAARLPSRPPPNAGARPAGITRRRTLLGLGGTTAAGLGFVGWKIRGRGSAAPGEQRWLFRTGGAVGSSPAVAGGVVFVGSQDGNLYARRFGRG from the coding sequence GCTGGGCGCGGGCGGGATGGGCCGGGTGTACCTGGGGCGCTCGCCCGGCGGACGCCTCGTGGCGGTGAAGGTCGTACGCCCGGAGCTGGCCGAGGACGCCGGCTTCCGGCGCCGGTTCGCCCGGGAGGTGGCCGCCGCCCGCCGGGTGAACGGGGCGTTCACCGCGGGCGTGGTCGACGCCGATCCGGACGGATCACCGGCATGGCTGGCGACGGTGTACGTGCCCGGGGTCCCGCTGGGTGATGCCGTGGCAGCGCACGGACCGTGGCCGCAGGCCGCGGTGTTCGCACTCGGGGCGGGGCTGGCCGAGGCACTTGAGGTCATCCACGCGGCCGGCGTGGTTCATCGGGACCTCAAACCGTCGAACATCCTGCTCGCCGCGGACGGACCGCGAGTCATCGATTTCGGGATCTCGGTGGCGGGCGAGGCCAGCGCGCTCACCAGCACCGGCACGGTCGTGGGCACGCCGGGGTTCATGTCCCCCGAACAGCTGACCGGCAAGCCGGTCGGACCGGCGAGCGATGTCTTCGCCCTGGGTGCGGTACTGGCCTTCACCGCGACCGGGGCCGGGCCGTTCGGGACCGGCTCGGCGCACGCCCTCAGTTTCCGCGTCGTGTACGAAGAACCCGACCTGCACCAACTCCCGCCAGACCTACGGACCCTGGTGGTCCGCTGCCTGGCCAAGGAGCCCGGCCGGCGGCCCACGGTGACCACGTTGCTGCACCAGTTGGCCGACACCTCCGGCGACCGGCCGACCGTCCCACCGGCATCCACGCCGACTGCGTCGACCCGGACAGTCACCGAGCCCGGCTGGCTCCCCGAGCCGGTCGCCGCGACCGTACACTCGCGCACCCTCGCCGCACCGCCGCCCCCGGCCCCACCAACCGCATCGCCCGAGGCGTCCCAGCCCCCGCCCACAGAGCCGGTGCCGGCGGAACCCGGTGCCGCCCCGCCGGAGCGACCGGCACCGGCCCGGCCGGGGGAACAGCGCGACGTCGACCTCCCGCCGCCCGCGGCGCGGCTCCCGTCCCGGCCGCCCCCGAACGCTGGGGCACGCCCGGCCGGGATCACCCGCAGACGGACCCTGCTCGGCCTCGGCGGCACCACCGCCGCAGGACTCGGCTTCGTCGGCTGGAAGATTCGTGGCAGAGGTTCCGCTGCCCCCGGCGAGCAGCGGTGGCTGTTCCGCACGGGCGGCGCCGTGGGCTCGTCGCCGGCCGTGGCGGGCGGTGTGGTGTTCGTCGGGAGCCAGGACGGCAACCTGTACGCAAGGCGATTCGGGCGCGGGTGA